In the genome of Patescibacteria group bacterium, one region contains:
- a CDS encoding FAD-dependent thymidylate synthase — MKTFIYDEFSPEDMAMMQALYSRSASSVEEHAKKVREVGSGKFMERYYVGYGHASIADCGSTTVFIEGVSMLVAKAVQDWPLYSGQETSSRYIDMSKQEIIDPVKTKASKAIMQKWMDFYLGSQPALEEHLRGKYPRKATEDEAVYTRAIKARVFDILRGFLPAGVTTQLSWHTNLRQAHDKLSLLKYFPLPEVQKVAKEMNDKLLEKYAHSFGHKTYPEQEAYRKLSVEKYSYYTEAPKTKGFSTFTTIKNDMLKPYKDLIKKRPVKTNLPHFLTELGRITFEFLMDFGSFRDIQRHRNGVCRMPLLTTKFGFHEWYIEQLPADLQKQAKQLIKEQVAAIKALKATKEITQYYVAMGFNVSCKVTYGLPAAVYTMELRSGKLVHATLREVAHKMYTGMKKVLPDLVLHPDLDKDDWDVRRGLQDIKEKK, encoded by the coding sequence ATGAAAACATTCATCTACGACGAGTTTAGTCCCGAAGATATGGCAATGATGCAGGCTTTGTATTCTCGAAGTGCCTCGTCGGTAGAAGAACATGCAAAGAAAGTGCGCGAAGTAGGTTCTGGAAAATTTATGGAACGCTACTATGTAGGGTATGGCCATGCTTCTATTGCAGATTGCGGATCTACTACTGTGTTTATCGAAGGAGTATCAATGCTTGTAGCAAAAGCCGTCCAAGACTGGCCGCTCTACTCAGGACAAGAAACAAGTTCTCGCTACATTGATATGTCAAAGCAGGAAATTATTGATCCTGTAAAAACAAAAGCTTCAAAGGCTATTATGCAAAAGTGGATGGACTTCTATTTGGGAAGTCAGCCTGCACTTGAAGAACACCTTCGAGGTAAGTATCCAAGAAAAGCAACAGAAGACGAAGCTGTATATACACGTGCGATCAAAGCTCGTGTCTTTGATATCCTACGAGGATTTTTGCCAGCAGGAGTGACAACACAGCTTTCATGGCACACAAATTTACGCCAGGCTCATGACAAGCTTTCACTTTTGAAATATTTCCCATTGCCTGAAGTTCAAAAGGTTGCGAAAGAAATGAATGATAAGCTCTTAGAAAAATATGCTCATAGCTTTGGGCATAAGACCTATCCAGAACAGGAAGCATACCGAAAGCTTTCAGTAGAGAAGTATTCATATTATACAGAAGCTCCTAAGACAAAAGGATTTTCAACATTCACTACTATTAAGAATGATATGTTGAAGCCATACAAAGATTTGATTAAGAAGCGCCCAGTAAAAACCAATCTCCCTCATTTCCTTACTGAACTTGGAAGAATTACCTTTGAATTCTTAATGGATTTCGGATCATTCAGAGACATTCAGCGACATCGAAACGGAGTATGCCGCATGCCGTTGCTCACTACAAAATTTGGTTTTCATGAATGGTACATAGAACAGCTCCCAGCAGATCTTCAGAAGCAAGCAAAGCAACTTATCAAAGAACAAGTTGCAGCTATTAAAGCGCTCAAAGCCACAAAAGAAATTACTCAGTATTATGTAGCCATGGGCTTTAATGTATCATGTAAAGTAACCTATGGGCTTCCAGCAGCTGTGTACACAATGGAACTTCGTTCTGGAAAACTTGTGCATGCAACCCTTCGAGAAGTGGCGCACAAAATGTATACCGGTATGAAAAAGGTTCTCCCTGATTTAGTGCTTCACCCTGATCTTGATAAAGATGATTGGGATGTTCGCCGAGGATTGCAGGATATTAAAGAAAAGAAATAA
- a CDS encoding 2'-deoxycytidine 5'-triphosphate deaminase — protein sequence MNSRNSEKKGALPSQSILELISAGFIKGAKEANVRPSSLDLSISDEIYSVEGIFQPKKNETVRQVLDIIKKKKHSLTKPLERDCMYMIRLNETMELPESVYGFCNPKSTSGRIDAHVRLIADGVSRYDSVNPGWKGELWISIVPKTFPIKLYEGVSLNQLRFFNEDKRLNDAELEIAMKKYKLLWRQRDNTPYEYSDLKVRDQDSSVILTLDLAGEILGYEGVVSDNVVDLEKINFYDYKKFFKPIKKKGNYVYLKKNAFYILSTHEAIRVPPELACEMVPMDERSGEFRSHYAGFIDPGWGWGMEGEGKGRPLTLEVRPFEDLIVRQGQPIGKIKFEKITENPDLPYDAYNSNYIKQTGPKLAKHFKQK from the coding sequence ATGAACAGCAGAAATTCAGAGAAAAAGGGAGCATTACCTAGTCAGTCTATTTTAGAACTAATAAGTGCCGGATTTATTAAAGGAGCTAAGGAAGCCAATGTCCGACCATCGTCATTGGATCTTTCTATTTCAGATGAAATTTATAGCGTCGAGGGGATTTTTCAACCAAAGAAAAATGAAACCGTTCGACAAGTTTTGGATATCATCAAGAAGAAAAAACATTCTCTCACCAAACCTCTAGAGCGAGATTGCATGTATATGATCCGTCTTAATGAAACGATGGAGCTCCCTGAATCTGTCTACGGTTTCTGCAACCCAAAATCTACTTCGGGACGAATTGATGCCCATGTTCGTCTGATTGCTGACGGCGTCTCACGATACGATTCAGTAAATCCTGGATGGAAAGGTGAACTCTGGATTTCGATTGTGCCAAAAACATTTCCTATTAAATTATATGAAGGTGTGAGTTTAAACCAACTGCGATTTTTCAATGAAGACAAACGCTTGAATGATGCCGAGCTTGAGATTGCAATGAAAAAGTACAAGCTTTTATGGCGACAACGAGATAATACTCCGTATGAATATTCGGATCTAAAAGTACGTGATCAGGATAGTTCTGTTATTCTTACTCTGGATCTTGCTGGAGAAATTCTTGGCTATGAAGGTGTGGTTTCAGACAATGTCGTAGATCTCGAAAAGATAAACTTTTATGATTACAAGAAATTCTTCAAGCCTATAAAAAAGAAAGGTAATTATGTGTACTTAAAAAAGAATGCTTTCTATATTCTTTCAACTCACGAAGCTATTCGTGTGCCTCCAGAACTCGCATGTGAAATGGTGCCTATGGATGAACGCTCTGGAGAATTCCGTTCACACTACGCAGGTTTTATTGACCCAGGATGGGGGTGGGGAATGGAAGGTGAAGGTAAGGGCCGTCCGCTTACGCTTGAGGTACGACCCTTTGAGGATTTAATTGTGCGTCAGGGTCAACCAATTGGTAAGATAAAGTTTGAAAAAATCACTGAAAATCCAGACCTACCATACGACGCATACAATTCAAATTATATTAAACAGACAGGTCCAAAATTGGCAAAACACTTTAAGCAAAAATAA
- a CDS encoding cation:proton antiporter, with protein MKKFLPYATLIIFLVIISSLGQWAFGYAPSLIHDIDLQLLVLGGVLFIGYYINRIAPHTAIPSFVWAIFAGMAMQPMLATYTSELNSVKILMEVFAAIILFSGGLDIPFKNFKKWFFPIASLSLVGVILSSVFFAVALSYIASWFGLLTPELLPSIVILSAALASTDPTAIIPTLATLRFKRSYIKQIAISESALTDVSGSILTRFLLLAMLGAAASTHTGLFSYFTPLINKTTYDALALQILTGIIVGYIGFMLIKRFYSENGTHSTGHKEADPALLVSVPIFTFVLGNVLGGAGFLAAFMAGLFSDIGLGLRQASRFTESLLNHLIKPFIFIMLGALVPVATLLDLAPIGILSAFVFMFVIRPLVVFISLLPWIKQFTFSDLLFLSFIRETGIIAAILLIIAATFSIITSQFVIAIGMWVILLTLVIEPPLTPYIARKIGVLSDRPSK; from the coding sequence ATGAAAAAGTTTCTACCCTACGCAACACTTATTATATTTTTAGTAATTATTTCATCATTAGGTCAGTGGGCATTTGGTTACGCACCGTCACTCATTCACGATATCGATCTTCAACTGTTGGTATTAGGAGGAGTTCTTTTTATTGGATACTACATAAACCGGATTGCGCCACATACTGCAATTCCTTCTTTTGTATGGGCAATCTTTGCTGGTATGGCAATGCAACCAATGCTCGCTACCTATACAAGCGAACTTAATAGCGTAAAAATCTTAATGGAAGTTTTTGCTGCTATTATCCTCTTTTCTGGAGGACTTGATATTCCGTTTAAGAACTTTAAAAAATGGTTCTTCCCTATTGCATCTCTCTCATTAGTTGGAGTGATCTTATCATCTGTCTTTTTTGCAGTTGCATTAAGCTACATTGCGAGCTGGTTTGGACTTCTCACACCTGAATTACTACCATCTATAGTTATATTAAGTGCAGCGCTTGCATCTACCGATCCTACAGCAATTATTCCAACCCTTGCTACGCTCCGATTTAAGCGAAGCTATATCAAACAAATTGCAATTTCAGAAAGTGCTCTTACTGACGTGAGTGGAAGTATTCTCACACGATTCCTACTTTTAGCCATGCTTGGTGCAGCTGCAAGCACACATACTGGTTTGTTTAGCTATTTCACCCCACTCATTAATAAGACTACCTATGATGCTCTTGCACTTCAGATCCTCACCGGGATAATTGTTGGTTATATTGGCTTTATGCTCATCAAGCGCTTCTATTCAGAAAATGGGACTCATTCAACTGGCCACAAAGAAGCCGATCCAGCACTTCTAGTCTCAGTGCCAATATTTACTTTTGTACTTGGAAACGTATTGGGAGGTGCAGGATTCCTTGCTGCATTTATGGCTGGACTCTTTTCTGATATTGGCCTTGGATTGCGTCAGGCATCAAGATTTACAGAAAGTCTTTTGAATCACCTCATCAAACCATTTATTTTCATAATGCTTGGTGCATTAGTGCCAGTAGCAACATTGCTTGATCTAGCACCAATTGGAATCCTTTCAGCATTCGTATTTATGTTTGTCATTCGTCCGCTCGTTGTATTTATTTCCCTATTACCTTGGATCAAACAGTTTACGTTCTCAGATTTACTTTTCCTAAGTTTTATTCGAGAGACTGGAATTATCGCAGCTATTCTTCTCATCATTGCCGCAACATTCAGTATCATCACTTCACAGTTTGTTATCGCGATTGGTATGTGGGTAATTCTCCTTACACTTGTTATTGAGCCTCCACTCACGCCTTATATTGCTCGGAAAATTGGAGTACTATCTGATAGACCTTCTAAATAA
- the rplK gene encoding 50S ribosomal protein L11, with protein sequence MAKKVTKILKMQIPGGKAVPGQALGPVLGGAGINIGEFVKRFNDETKARVGEIVPTVVEVYDDRTYKLFYKTEPASQLILKAIGKEKGSGKPNTAKIGTITKAQIKTIAEKKLVDLNAADINAAMKIIEGSARSMGVDVK encoded by the coding sequence ATGGCAAAGAAAGTTACAAAAATTCTAAAGATGCAAATTCCTGGAGGTAAGGCCGTTCCAGGTCAGGCTCTTGGTCCAGTACTTGGAGGCGCCGGAATCAACATTGGTGAATTCGTAAAGCGATTCAACGATGAAACGAAGGCACGAGTTGGGGAAATTGTTCCTACTGTTGTTGAAGTGTACGATGACCGAACCTACAAGCTTTTTTATAAGACTGAGCCTGCAAGTCAGCTCATCCTAAAAGCGATTGGAAAGGAAAAGGGATCAGGTAAGCCAAACACAGCAAAAATTGGTACTATCACAAAAGCTCAAATTAAAACTATTGCTGAAAAGAAACTCGTTGATCTAAATGCTGCTGATATCAATGCCGCAATGAAGATTATCGAAGGTTCAGCTCGATCAATGGGCGTAGATGTTAAATAA
- the nusG gene encoding transcription termination/antitermination protein NusG produces the protein MSKQKIDEGRNWYVIHTYAGYENAVARNLRQRIESLGMENKIFQVVVPTEKKIKVKGGKRIEEEEKVYPGYILVDMIVTDDSWYVVRNTPRVTGFVGSGVYPVPINKHEIDALMGRMENDTPKHNIDLEVEDHVQIADGPFKDLEGKVNKVDQERGKVEVLVNMFGRETPVELDFLQIRKI, from the coding sequence ATGTCAAAACAAAAAATTGACGAAGGACGAAATTGGTATGTGATCCACACCTATGCGGGATACGAAAATGCTGTTGCTCGAAATCTTCGACAGCGAATCGAATCTCTTGGAATGGAGAACAAAATTTTCCAAGTTGTTGTTCCTACTGAAAAGAAAATTAAGGTAAAAGGAGGCAAGCGAATTGAAGAAGAAGAAAAAGTATACCCGGGTTATATTCTCGTAGATATGATCGTTACTGACGATTCATGGTATGTAGTTCGAAACACTCCTCGTGTAACTGGATTCGTAGGTTCTGGAGTATATCCTGTACCTATAAACAAGCATGAAATTGATGCTCTTATGGGACGAATGGAAAATGATACACCTAAGCACAACATTGATCTTGAAGTAGAAGATCATGTTCAGATTGCTGACGGTCCATTTAAGGATCTTGAAGGTAAGGTAAACAAGGTTGATCAGGAACGAGGTAAGGTAGAAGTGCTTGTAAACATGTTCGGCCGAGAAACTCCAGTAGAGCTAGATTTCTTGCAAATTCGCAAGATTTAA
- the secE gene encoding preprotein translocase subunit SecE, translating into MSLFSYIRETRGELKHVTWPTRRQATVFTLVVILLSLGLAIILGFFDYIFSMGLQYLINNF; encoded by the coding sequence ATGTCATTATTTAGCTACATCAGAGAAACACGAGGGGAATTAAAGCATGTAACGTGGCCTACACGACGCCAGGCTACAGTTTTCACCCTTGTAGTTATCCTTCTTTCACTCGGCCTTGCTATCATTCTTGGATTTTTCGATTATATCTTCTCAATGGGGCTTCAATATCTCATCAATAACTTTTAA
- a CDS encoding SIMPL domain-containing protein (The SIMPL domain is named for its presence in mouse protein SIMPL (signalling molecule that associates with mouse pelle-like kinase). Bacterial member BP26, from Brucella, was shown to assemble into a channel-like structure, while YggE from E. coli has been associated with resistance to oxidative stress.), translated as MNNNSWQRPLVIGGGVFLALASLFLLVLTVGTVRGWQENDLSADAKPQITVTGEGEMTAVPDVASFTFTVIETGATPKIAQDKATEKTNKALAYLKDAKIEEKDIKTTSYNINPQYEYRQASACVSGYCAPGKQVLIGYEVLQSVLVKVKDTAQAGTILGGIGEVGVQNVSGLQMTFNDDEAIMREARKAAIEDAKAKAEILANDLGVRLVRITSFVESGSGMPYPMPAAYESKVMNQAMDARGAAPSLPAGENKVNTVVTITYEIR; from the coding sequence ATGAACAATAATTCATGGCAGAGACCGTTGGTGATTGGTGGTGGTGTGTTTTTAGCGCTAGCCTCACTTTTCCTTTTAGTACTTACCGTAGGTACTGTTCGTGGATGGCAAGAAAATGATCTTTCTGCTGATGCAAAGCCTCAAATCACCGTAACAGGAGAAGGAGAAATGACTGCAGTACCTGATGTAGCAAGTTTTACGTTTACGGTAATTGAAACAGGGGCAACCCCAAAAATTGCTCAGGATAAAGCAACTGAAAAAACAAATAAAGCTCTCGCATACTTGAAGGATGCAAAGATAGAAGAAAAAGATATTAAAACTACTTCTTATAACATCAATCCACAATACGAATACCGACAGGCATCAGCATGTGTATCTGGATACTGTGCGCCAGGAAAGCAGGTACTTATTGGATATGAAGTATTACAGTCAGTGCTCGTGAAAGTAAAAGACACAGCACAAGCGGGAACTATCTTGGGTGGAATTGGAGAAGTAGGAGTACAGAATGTTTCTGGACTTCAAATGACATTCAACGATGATGAAGCTATCATGCGAGAAGCTCGAAAGGCAGCTATCGAAGATGCAAAAGCAAAGGCTGAAATTCTCGCAAATGATCTTGGAGTAAGACTTGTACGAATCACAAGCTTCGTTGAATCAGGATCAGGAATGCCATACCCAATGCCAGCAGCATACGAATCAAAGGTTATGAATCAGGCAATGGATGCACGAGGTGCAGCGCCATCACTTCCAGCAGGAGAGAATAAAGTAAATACTGTTGTAACTATTACCTACGAAATAAGATAA
- a CDS encoding phosphatase PAP2 family protein yields MRIRLWFYSALISCILFAAIAVAVNSGGEVTEAIHSYDESIRNSVISHASPELTKIALFFTYLANPEVVAAVFIFLLILLFIVHEFQIIIFFLFGLAVGEGVIRLFKITFGRLRPEDFLAITQGGYAFPSGHAFAAAMFYGFVGHGLFHLCKTTWQRVLVILVTAELIIFIGLSRIVLGVHWPTDVLAGWLLGVAFLSSSIGLFHYFRNKNGHKKAIFQNKNYIRIGIIFTLLIFFIGYYYVTQSTELRSIGNSEVKQQ; encoded by the coding sequence ATGCGCATCCGTTTATGGTTTTACAGTGCCCTCATATCATGCATTCTTTTTGCTGCTATAGCAGTTGCCGTAAATAGTGGTGGAGAAGTGACAGAAGCTATTCATTCATATGATGAATCAATTCGAAATTCTGTTATTTCTCATGCGTCACCCGAGCTCACTAAAATCGCGCTTTTCTTTACCTACTTAGCAAATCCAGAAGTTGTCGCTGCTGTTTTTATATTCCTTTTGATTCTTTTATTTATCGTACATGAATTTCAAATAATCATTTTCTTTTTGTTTGGACTTGCGGTAGGTGAGGGTGTTATTAGATTATTTAAAATTACCTTTGGAAGATTACGACCTGAAGATTTCCTCGCCATTACTCAGGGTGGCTATGCATTTCCTAGTGGACATGCATTTGCTGCTGCAATGTTTTATGGGTTTGTGGGTCACGGGCTTTTCCACCTATGTAAAACAACATGGCAGCGTGTGCTTGTGATTCTTGTTACAGCTGAACTCATTATTTTTATTGGTCTCTCACGTATTGTTCTTGGTGTTCATTGGCCAACAGATGTTCTTGCTGGCTGGCTTTTAGGTGTCGCATTCTTATCAAGTTCTATTGGTTTATTTCACTATTTTCGCAATAAAAATGGGCATAAAAAGGCGATATTTCAAAATAAAAACTATATACGTATTGGCATCATTTTTACACTCCTCATATTTTTTATTGGTTATTATTACGTTACTCAGTCCACTGAGCTGCGTAGTATAGGTAACAGCGAGGTAAAACAACAATAA
- a CDS encoding sigma-70 family RNA polymerase sigma factor, whose product MTPSAEKTNEFIKLYDEMADQLFRHCFFKVSNRELALDLVQETFARTWEYLSSGKEVNNIKGFLFKVANNMIIDEYRKKKVVSLEALQEASGFDAPVQDHKKTIFNVEVDTMLSHINKLDDKYKEVILMRYVKDYSPKEIASMLGESENAVSVRINRGIKKVQEMLNLATP is encoded by the coding sequence GTGACACCTAGTGCTGAAAAAACAAATGAATTCATAAAGCTGTATGACGAAATGGCCGATCAGCTATTTCGACATTGCTTTTTTAAGGTATCCAATCGAGAATTGGCCCTAGACCTCGTACAAGAGACTTTTGCACGAACATGGGAATATCTATCTTCAGGTAAAGAAGTAAACAATATTAAGGGCTTTCTCTTTAAAGTTGCCAATAATATGATCATTGATGAATACCGCAAGAAAAAAGTGGTATCTCTTGAGGCACTTCAGGAAGCTAGTGGATTTGATGCTCCAGTTCAAGACCATAAAAAAACTATTTTTAATGTAGAAGTAGATACAATGCTTTCACATATCAATAAGCTTGATGACAAATATAAAGAAGTTATTCTCATGAGATATGTAAAAGATTATTCTCCAAAAGAGATTGCAAGTATGCTTGGTGAATCTGAAAATGCAGTCTCTGTACGAATCAACCGAGGAATCAAAAAGGTTCAAGAAATGCTCAACTTAGCGACACCTTAA
- a CDS encoding class I SAM-dependent methyltransferase: MDFKIEITKPEAGYELLDSGEGEKLERYGDIIVSRPDPQALWKRSLPETEWKKAKAVFLRTSENARWEKSSDVPERWEIELAGLKFWIRPTTFKHTGLFPEHVPNWNWIQDKVKNAGRPIKVLNLFGYTGGATLAAAQAGAEVVHVDGSKTALTWARENAEISGLSEKPIRWILDDARVFVHREIKRGNKYDAIIMDPPAFGHGADKEVWKIEDDLLPLLEECKQILSDQPLFFIINGYASGYSAIAYKNNLDELMKAWKGKIEIGELTIQETSSQKLLPSGIFARWSA; the protein is encoded by the coding sequence ATGGATTTCAAAATTGAAATAACTAAACCTGAAGCTGGTTATGAACTGCTTGATAGTGGTGAAGGCGAAAAGCTTGAACGCTATGGCGATATCATTGTCTCACGACCCGATCCTCAAGCTTTGTGGAAACGATCACTTCCAGAAACTGAATGGAAAAAAGCCAAAGCAGTCTTTTTGCGCACGAGTGAAAATGCACGATGGGAAAAATCTTCAGATGTTCCAGAACGTTGGGAAATAGAATTAGCTGGATTAAAGTTTTGGATTCGACCTACTACATTCAAACATACTGGATTATTTCCTGAACATGTTCCAAATTGGAATTGGATTCAAGACAAAGTAAAAAATGCAGGACGTCCTATTAAAGTGTTAAATCTTTTTGGATATACAGGGGGAGCAACACTTGCTGCTGCACAAGCAGGAGCAGAAGTTGTGCATGTTGATGGATCAAAAACAGCCCTTACCTGGGCACGCGAAAATGCAGAGATTTCTGGACTTTCAGAAAAACCAATCAGATGGATTTTGGATGATGCACGAGTCTTCGTGCATCGAGAAATAAAACGAGGGAACAAGTATGATGCTATTATTATGGACCCTCCGGCATTTGGTCATGGGGCAGATAAAGAAGTTTGGAAAATTGAAGATGATTTACTTCCTTTGCTTGAAGAATGTAAACAAATCTTATCTGATCAACCGTTGTTTTTTATCATAAACGGATATGCTTCAGGATACTCAGCTATTGCATATAAGAATAATTTGGATGAGTTGATGAAAGCGTGGAAGGGTAAAATTGAGATAGGAGAACTCACTATTCAAGAAACTTCATCACAAAAGCTATTACCATCAGGAATTTTTGCTCGATGGTCAGCATAG
- a CDS encoding trypsin-like peptidase domain-containing protein codes for MHDQKNILIVIATSAITAIIVVALTVGLVFSNKTQVALYLLGSNQGTMVASHSEGADTSVVQAVEKTNPAVVSIIITKDVPVFERSNNRSRSPFFDLFGDIFDTPEYTQNGTEERQVGGGSGFFVAPDGLIVTNQHVVNDEDAAYTVYTNDGKKHPAKVVAKDPVEDIAFIKIEPEFAKDYPYLTFASSKDIQLGQTVIAIGNALGEFRNTVSVGVVSGLSRSLIAGNGAGVSEELNEVIQTDAAINPGNSGGPLLDLAGNVIGVNVAVAIGSQNIGFALPADSVKTAVDSVRTRGIVSRPYMGIRYGTVENGVEVSGGRASESGVVKDSPAERAGIKDGDIILEIEGTKITADKSVSSIIRNKKPGDTISLKILRSGQERIITLVLGEFPQTQ; via the coding sequence ATGCATGATCAGAAAAATATTCTTATAGTTATTGCTACAAGTGCAATTACAGCAATTATAGTAGTTGCTCTTACTGTAGGTTTGGTTTTCTCAAACAAGACACAAGTGGCTTTGTATCTGTTAGGTAGTAATCAAGGAACAATGGTTGCTTCACATTCTGAAGGTGCTGATACTTCAGTCGTTCAAGCTGTAGAAAAAACAAACCCTGCAGTAGTTTCAATTATTATTACAAAAGATGTGCCTGTGTTTGAACGTAGTAACAACCGATCGCGAAGTCCGTTCTTTGATTTGTTTGGTGATATTTTCGATACTCCTGAATATACGCAGAATGGAACTGAAGAGCGACAAGTGGGTGGGGGATCAGGATTCTTCGTTGCTCCCGATGGTCTTATCGTAACAAACCAACATGTAGTCAATGATGAAGATGCTGCATACACGGTATATACAAACGATGGTAAAAAACATCCTGCAAAAGTAGTTGCAAAAGATCCTGTTGAAGATATAGCATTTATTAAAATCGAACCAGAATTTGCCAAGGATTATCCTTACCTTACATTTGCTTCTTCAAAAGATATTCAGCTTGGACAAACAGTAATTGCAATAGGAAATGCACTGGGTGAATTTAGAAATACTGTTTCTGTGGGGGTTGTCTCTGGATTGTCACGATCACTCATTGCAGGGAACGGAGCAGGAGTATCTGAAGAATTAAATGAAGTAATTCAAACGGATGCTGCTATTAATCCAGGAAACTCTGGTGGTCCGTTACTTGATCTTGCTGGAAATGTAATTGGAGTAAACGTTGCTGTAGCTATTGGATCACAGAATATCGGATTTGCCTTACCTGCAGATAGTGTGAAGACTGCTGTTGATTCTGTACGAACTCGCGGGATAGTGAGTCGACCTTATATGGGAATTCGCTATGGTACTGTAGAAAATGGAGTAGAAGTAAGTGGTGGTAGAGCAAGTGAATCTGGGGTTGTTAAGGATTCACCTGCAGAACGAGCTGGCATAAAAGATGGAGATATAATTCTCGAAATAGAAGGAACAAAAATCACAGCTGATAAGTCAGTATCATCAATTATTCGGAACAAGAAACCAGGTGACACGATAAGTCTTAAAATTTTGCGATCTGGTCAGGAGCGTATTATTACACTTGTACTCGGTGAATTCCCTCAAACACAGTAG